One genomic segment of Oncorhynchus nerka isolate Pitt River linkage group LG16, Oner_Uvic_2.0, whole genome shotgun sequence includes these proteins:
- the LOC115144008 gene encoding growth/differentiation factor 2-like, giving the protein MQCSRRFLFQMCLSLLVSTGSCRCKPLNDVLQSEDRGGFSETSEQDLVEEEDRLHSFLGTMKEEFLRKLNLSDVPQEHSKIYPPPFMIELYNKYASDTSSMPRSDVIRSFTVQDVSHSEKNGTKSKHRLLFNVTVPNHEEVNMAELRLFTLLDNRTTSTSTNGIGASIKVYEVEYKGNKAIAHLVDGKEVIGTHHSWETFDVTTAIQSWVKSDRGASEFEVVVDRWDCGPFKGGGLDVSVGVGVRDNTAAALIVFSDDLGSRKREAKKELREMIVHEEETLFSVSDWQGTDYNEIPVDLHPRRKRQADTNYCRRTSMRVNFKDIGWDQWIVAPPEYDAFECRGVCYYPLTDDMTPSKHALIQTLVNLKNPKKANMACCVPTKLDPITVMYQENGVITIRHPYEEMKVAKCGCR; this is encoded by the exons ATGCAGTGCTCAAGGCGTTTCCTCTTCCAGATGTGTCTGAGTTTGCTGGTGTCCACGGGCTCCTGTCGGTGCAAACCACTAAACGATGTCCTCCAAAGTGAAGATCGCGGGGGCTTCTCTGAGACTTCCGAGCAGGACCTGGTCGAAGAGGAGGACAGGTTACACAGCTTTCTGGGAACCATGAAGGAAGAGTTTCTGAGGAAACTCAATTTATCCGATGTCCCACAGGAGCACAGCAAGATATACCCGCCGCCGTTCATGATTGAACTGTACAACAAGTATGCCTCCGACACGTCCTCGATGCCTCGTTCTGATGTCATTCGCAGCTTCACCGTTCAAG ATGTCAGTCACTCTGAAAAAAATGGCACCAAGTCAAAACACAGACTTCTGTTCAATGTAACTGTCCCAAATCACGAAGAGGTCAACATGGCAGAACTCAGGCTGTTCACCCTGCTGGATAATAGGACAACCTCAACCTCTACCAATGGGATCGGGGCTTCAATAAAGGTCTATGAAGTGGAGTATAAAGGAAACAAGGCCATTGCCCACCTTGTGGATGGGAAAGAGGTCATTGGGACCCATCACTCTTGGGAAACTTTCGATGTGACCACTGCCATCCAGAGTTGGGTCAAGTCGGACCGCGGGGCCAGTGAGTTTGAAGTGGTGGTCGACAGGTGGGACTGTGGGCCTTTCAAAGGCGGAGGTTTGGACGTGAGCGTGGGCGTGGGCGTGAGGGATAACACGGCAGCTGCTTTGATCGTCTTCTCCGACGACCTggggagcaggaagagagaggccAAGAAGGAGCTGAGGGAGATGATAGTTCATGAGGAAGAGACACTCTTCTCAGTCAGCGACTGGCAAGGGACCGACTACAATGAGATCCCCGTGGACCTACACCCCAGGCGGAAGAGGCAGGCGGACACCAACTACTGCCGACGGACCTCCATGCGAGTCAACTTCAAAGACATCGGCTGGGACCAGTGGATCGTAGCGCCCCCTGAGTATGACGCCTTTGAGTGTAGAGGGGTGTGTTACTACCCCCTGACTGACGACATGACCCCTTCCAAACACGCCCTCATCCAGACCCTGGTCAATCTCAAGAACCCCAAAAAAGCCAACATGGCGTGTTGCGTTCCCACAAAACTCGACCCCATCACGGTCATGTACCAGGAGAATGGTGTCATCACTATACGACACCCGTACGAAGAGATGAAGGTGGCAAAGTGTGGATGTAGGTAG
- the LOC135561205 gene encoding retinol-binding protein 3-like yields MAVSRFSQALLVLFCHVLYSSASFQPALVLDMAKILLDNYCFPENLVGMQEAIQQAINSGEILKISDRKTLASVLTAGVQGALNDPRLTVSFEPNFVPVMPPALPSLPTEQLIRLVRNSVKLEFLENNVGYLRIDRIIGEETAAKLGPLLQENIWTKVTHASSLIFDLRYSTAGELDGVPFIISYFSDPEPLIHIDTVFDRPSNTTKELWTMSSIMGERYGKRKDLIILTSKRTMGAAEAIAYTLKHLNRAIIVGERSAGGSVKVQKIRIGDSGFYITVPVARSVNPITGQSWEVSGVSPSVNINAKEAVANAKNLLAVRSAIPNAVQSVSDIIRQYYSFTDRVPALLQHLESTDFFSVISEEDLANKINYELQSVSEDPRLVIKLTQDHPVIIEEDFEPENIPNDPAFLTNLVDTVFKVRILTGNTGYLRFDKFGDVSVMAKLGEQIAQKIWEPLKDTENLIIDLRYNTGGSSASMGILLSFLQDPSQQFHFFTLYDRIQNTTTEFNTLSGLPGPPYGSKRGVYILTSYYTAGAGEEFAYLMQSLHRGTVIGEITSGTLMHSKSFQVEDTDIVITVPFINIIDNNGECWLGGGVVPDAIVLAEEAVDHTHEIIEFHREVRSLVEGTGELLEVHYAIPEVANKVSRVLLIKWAEGSYRSVVDYESLASQLTADLQETSGDHRLHIFYCDIEPESLHDMPKIPTAEEVGYIIDALFKIEVMPGNVGYFRFDMMADIEVMRAIGPELIKLVWSKLVNTDTMIIDMRYNTGGYSTAIPLLCTYFFDAEPLRHLYTVFDRSTTTMTEVMTLPQIQGQRYGSTKDIYILTSHMTGSAAEAFTRTMKDLNRATVIGEPTIGGSLSSATYQIGNSILYASIPNQVVLSAVTGKVWSVSGVEPHVVAQANDALSVAQRIIAARLLKRDQGK; encoded by the coding sequence ATGGCAGTAAGTCGGTTCTCACAAGCGTTGCTGGTGCTTTTTTGCCATGTTCTCTACTCCAGCGCTTCTTTCCAGCCAGCTCTGGTGCTGGATATGGCGAAAATTCTCCTCGACAACTACTGCTTCCCTGAGAATCTAGTCGGGATGCAGGAGGCCATTCAGCAAGCCATCAACAGCGGAGAAATCCTCAAAATATCTGACCGCAAGACCTTAGCATCTGTGCTGACGGCTGGCGTGCAGGGTGCCCTCAATGACCCTCGGCTGACTGTGTCCTTCGAGCCAAACTTTGTCCCGGTGATGCCGCCTGctctcccatctcttcccacGGAGCAGCTCATCCGGCTGGTCAGAAACTCTGTGAAGCTGGAGTTCCTTGAGAACAATGTCGGCTACCTGAGGATCGACCGGATTATAGGGGAGGAGACCGCAGCCAAGCTTGGCCCGCTGCTCCAGGAGAACATCTGGACCAAGGTCACCCACGCCTCCTCGTTAATCTTTGATCTGCGCTACAGCACAGCTGGGGAGCTGGACGGAGTCCCTTTCATCATCTCCTACTTCTCCGACCCAGAACCTCTCATTCATATTGACACAGTGTTTGAtcggccctccaacaccactaagGAGCTATGGACTATGTCATCTATCATGGGAGAGAGGTATGGAAAGAGAAAAGACCTCATCATATTAACCAGTAAGCGTACTATGGGTGCAGCTGAGGCAATCGCCTACACTCTGAAGCATTTGAACAGGGCTATAATTGTTGGAGAGAGGTCAGCCGGGGGGTCAGTGAAAGTGCAGAAGATAAGAATAGGAGATTCTGGTTTCTACATCACAGTTCCTGTGGCCAGGTCAGTGAACCCAATAACAGGCCAAAGCTGGGAAGTGAGTGGAGTATCTCCCTCTGTAAATATCAATGCCAAGGAGGCTGTTGCCAATGCCAAAAATCTACTGGCTGTCAGGAGTGCCATTCCAAACGCTGTCCAGAGCGTCTCTGACATCATCAGGCAGTACTACTCATTCACAGACAGGGTACCGGCTCTCCTTCAACATCTGGAATCCACAGATTTTTTTTCTGTCATTTCAGAGGAGGACCTGGCAAATAAAATCAACTACGAACTGCAGTCTGTGTCAGAGGACCCTCGTCTGGTGAtcaaactgacccaagatcaccCGGTTATCATTGAGGAAGACTTTGAACCTGAGAACATACCAAACGATCCAGCATTTCTCACAAACCTGGTGGATACAGTCTTCAAAGTACGCATCTTAACTGGAAACACTGGTTATCTCCGCTTTGACAAGTTTGGAGACGTGTCAGTGATGGCCAAATTAGGAGAGCAGATTGCCCAAAAAATCTGGGAGCCCCTCAAAGACACAGAGAACCTCATCATCGATCTGCGATACAACACAGGTGGGTCCTCAGCTTCCATGGGCATCCTGCTCTCCTTCCTCCAAGACCCATCACAACAGTTCCACTTCTTCACCCTATACGACAGGATCCAGAACACCACCACTGAGTTTAACACGCTTTCcggcctcccaggcccaccctATGGGTCTAAACGGGGAGTGTACATCCTGACTAGTTACTATACTGCTGGTGCTGGGGAGGAATTTGCTTATCTGATGCAGTCTCTGCACCGTGGCACCGTCATCGGGGAAATCACATCTGGGACCCTGATGCACTCCAAGTCCTTCCAGGTGGAAGACACCGACATTGTCATCACCGTCCCCTTCATAAACATCATAGACAACAACGGGGAGTGCTGGCTAGGTGGAGGCGTGGTCCCTGACGCCATAGTGCTTGCTGAGGAGGCCGTTGACCACACCCATGAGATCATAGAGTTTCACAGGGAGGTTCGCTCACTGGTGGAGGGGACGGGGGAGCTCCTGGAAGTACACTACGCCATCCCTGAGGTTGCCAACAAGGTCAGCAGAGTGCTGCTCATCAAATGGGCCGAGGGCTCGTATCGATCGGTGGTGGACTATGAGTCTCTGGCATCCCAACTGACAGCTGACCTCCAGGAGACATCAGGTGACCACCGGCTGCACATATTCTACTGCGACATCGAACCCGAGTCTCTGCATGACATGCCAAAAATCCCAACAGCTGAGGAGGTGGGTTACATCATTGACGCGCTGTTCAAGATTGAGGTGATGCCCGGGAACGTGGGCTACTTCAGGTTCGACATGATGGCAGACATAGAAGTGATGAGAGCCATCGGCCCTGAGCTGATTAAACTGGTGTGGAGCAAGCTGGTGAACACGGACACAATGATCATCGACATGAGATACAACACAGGTGGTTACTCCACAGCCATCCCACTCCTCTGCACCTACTTCTTCGATGCTGAGCCCCTGAGGCACCTCTACACCGTATTTGATCGCTCCACAACCACCATGACCGAGGTCATGACCCTGCCTCAGATCCAGGGTCAGAGGTACGGCTCCACCAAGGATATCTACATCCTCACTAGTCACATGACGGGGTCGGCTGCCGAGGCGTTCACGCGGACCATGAAGGACCTTAACAGGGCAACGGTGATCGGGGAGCCGACCATCGGAGGGTCCCTGTCCAGTGCCACCTACCAGATCGGGAACAGTATCCTGTATGCCTCCATACCTAACCAGGTGGTCTTGAGTGCTGTTACTGGGAAAGTGTGGAGTGTTTCCGGGGTCGAGCCACACGTTGTTGCTCAGGCAAATGATGCTCTGAGTGTTGCACAGAGAATCATTGCAGCTAGGCTTTTAAAGCGAGATCAAGGGAAATAA